Proteins encoded together in one Triticum dicoccoides isolate Atlit2015 ecotype Zavitan chromosome 7B, WEW_v2.0, whole genome shotgun sequence window:
- the LOC119339324 gene encoding disease resistance protein RGA5-like, translated as MEDQSVLERILNGEEDPKDLPLALLQSITNDFSQDRQIGQGGFGVVYKGVLRNGIIVAVKRIEVNQITIDDVSFRREFNSLMNNNHQNVVRFLGFCSNTHHIPRKEAGEISLVNVRERLLCFEYIRNGSLDKHITDELRGLEWEPRYAIMSGICKGLFYLHEEFFFVHMDLKPPNILLDDHKIPKITDFGLSRSDEMSHTTGQRFGTPGYVAPEYKKDGKTSFKCDIYSLGVIITELVTGRKSVPHKNNALSGYCSESRSGMKTHDLASLVGSSDIRWYFIVIDDIWDSEAWGLIQSAFPETERGSRVITTTRNHDVALATCNAESEYVYKIKPLSVEDSITLFFRRTFGPKKGCPDTPRKVEISIDILNRCGGMPLAINSIASLLAGKTDSTWEYVWKSLGAMTEGDDHEKMKQILDLSYIHLPDHLKTCLLYVCMYPEDREIDKHNLLRKWVVEGFVHVSRNSGLDAEDVAEKYFEELISMCMIQPGRIDKYSNEVLSCRVHDIILDLMRSKSSKENFIHVIDGSKDETGEIRRVSVHRNDKEDTRISETINKGSLSHVRSVLLYRSSLVPCFLEFKYVRVLHLEYGVISGNIDLTSISRLFLLRYLKIAGSPPGRPYELKLPNQIGGLQQLEIIDIYGCKLRNYPSDIVSLPWLSHLSSMGSVLPDGIDKLTSLRTLAGIRLYGSSVENVKGLGKLTNLRQLEISSDGPSEGLEEATMDALYSSICKLSANLRTFTFTGGFLYIRDVPAGWITRTTFPWGSQIQELNLGYCRFERCPEWIGQLHGLYKICISVREVADGVSIVAQLPSLAYFCLSIFGMGKEEKEESVVIPGTGSGAFRALKHLRFYCKKVSLTFEAGAMPKLEKLSIQFRHEMAPQFLPVGIQHLPVGTLKLIWLHVIPDFLQVMKGSKLLNDDYSRKRTRKLGPMLKRAFKQQHPDAHIITHVGIYFE; from the exons ATGGAGGACCAAAGTGTGCTGGAGCGTATACTTAACGGAGAAGAGGACCCCAAGGATCTGCCATTAGCGCTCTTACAAAGCATCACCAATGATTTCTCTCAAGACAGACAAATTGGTCAGGGTGGATTTGGAGTGGTTTACAAG GGTGTACTCCGAAATGGGATTATTGTTGCTGTCAAGAGGATAGAAGTGAATCAAATCACAATTGATGACGTGTCATTTCGTCGTGAGTTTAATAGCCTGATGAACAACAATCATCAAAATGTAGTCCGGTTTCTTGGCTTCTGTTCTAATACACATCATATACCGAGAAAAGAGGCTGGAGAAATTAGCCTTGTCAACGTAAGAGAAAGATTGCTCTGTTTTGAGTACATACGCAATGGAAGTCTTGATAAGCATATTACTG ATGAATTAAGGGGACTTGAATGGGAACCACGTTATGCAATAATGTCTGGAATTTGCAAGGGTTTGTTTTATCTCCACGAGGaatttttttttgttcatatggACCTTAAACCGCCAAATATATTACTTGATGATCATAAGATTCCAAAAATTACTGATTTTGggttgtcaagatctgatgaaatGTCGCATACTACAGGTCAACGTTTTGGAACACC AGGATATGTCGCTCCAGAATACAAGAAAGATGGCAAAACTTCATTCAAGTGTGACATATACAGTTTGGGTGTCATAATCACAGAATTGGTAACGGGGCGTAAGAGCGTCCCTCACAAAAATAAT gcattgtctgGATATTGCTCGGAGTCTCGCTCCGGGATGAAAACCCATGATCTAGCCTCATTGGTTGGATCGAGTGACATCAGATG GTACTTCATAGTAATTGATGATATATGGGATTCGGAAGCATGGGGTCTTATTCAATCTGCTTTTCCAGAAACCGAACGTGGAAGTAGAGTGATAACAACAACAAGGAATCATGATGTTGCTCTTGCCACTTGCAATGCTGAAAGCGAATATGTTTATAAGATCAAACCACTCAGTGTTGAAGACTCAATAACACTATTTTTTAGAAGAACATTTGGTCCCAAAAAGGGTTGTCCTGATACACCCAGAAAAGTAGAGATTTCAATTGATATTCTAAATAGATGTGGTGGTATGCCACTTGCTATTAATAGCATAGCAAGCCTTCTGGCTGGCAAGACAGACTCGACCTGGGAGTATGTATGGAAATCTTTGGGTGCTATGACTGAAGGAGATGATCATGAAAAGATGAAGCAAATATTGGATCTTAGCTACATACATCTTCCTGATCATCTTAAGACATGTCTGCTTTATGTTTGTATGTATCCAGAGGATCGCGAGATAGATAAACATAATTTGTTGAGGAAATGGGTAGTCGAAGGGTTCGTGCACGTGAGTAGAAACagtgggctggatgcagaggatgtTGCAGAAAAGTACTTCGAAGAGCTCATCAGCATGTGTATGATCCAACCTGGGAGGATAGACAAATACAGCAATGAAGTGTTGTCTTGTAGAGTACATGATATAATTCTTGATCTGATGAGATCCAAGTCAAGTAAAGAgaattttattcatgtaattgatgGTTCGAAAGATGAGACAGGGGAGATCCGTCGAGTCTCGGTCCATCGCAATGATAAAGAGGATACGAGAATTTCGGAAACAATCAATAAAGGGTCACTGTCACATGTTCGGTCTGTGTTACTTTATCGAAGCTCACTTGTACCTTGTTTTCTGGAGTTCAAGTATGTCCGAGTTCTACACCTTGAATATGGAGTTATAAGTGGGAACATAGACCTCACCAGTATCAGTAGGTTGTTTCTCCTAAGGTATTTAAAGATTGCAGGCTCTCCTCCTGGACGTCCATATGAGCTGAAGCTACCTAATCAAATTGGGGGGCTACAGCAATTGGAGATAATAGATATATATGGATGTAAATTGAGAAATTATCCATCAGATATTGTTAGTTTGCCCTGGTTATCGCATCTCAGCTCGATGGGATCAGTGTTGCCTGACGGGATCGACAAGTTGACATCCCTGCGCACCCTAGCAGGCATACGTCTGTATGGAAGTTCGGTAGAGAATGTCAAGGGGCTCGGCAAGCTGACCAACTTGAGACAACTTGAGATCTCTTCGGATGGGCCTAGTGAAGGTTTGGAAGAGGCCACCATGGATGCCTTGTACTCTTCCATCTGCAAGCTTTCCGCCAACCTCAGGACCTTTACTTTCACAGGAGGATTTCTTTACATACGAGATGTCCCAGCAGGCTGGATTACCAGAACAACATTCCCTTGGGgttctcagattcaggagctcaatcTGGGATACTGCAGGTTTGAAAGGTGCCCCGAGTGGATTGGTCAGCTCCACGGCCTCTACAAGATTTGTATTAGTGTGAGGGAGGTGGCTGATGGTGTTAGTATTGTTGCACAGTTGCCTTCACTTGCCTACTTCTGTTTGAGTATTTTTGGTATgggtaaagaagaaaaggaagaaagtgTAGTCATCCCTGGAACTGGCAGCGGGGCATTCAGAGCACTCAAGCACCTGCGTTTCTACTGTAAAAAGGTGTCATTGACCTTTGAAGCTGGGGCTATGCCCAAGCTGGAGAAGCTTTCTATACAGTTCCGTCACGAAATGGCTCCTCAGTTCCTACCGGTTGGCATCCAGCACTTGCCGGTTGGCACCCTTAAACTAATCTGGTTACATGTGATCCCTGACTTCTTGCAGGTGATGAAAGGTTCCAAGCTCTTGAACGATGACTATTCAAGAAAACGCACAAGGAAGTTGGGGCCCATGTTGAAGAGAGCATTTAAGCAGCAGCATCCTGATGCTCACATCATCACTCACGTAGGAATATATTTCGAGTGA
- the LOC119336547 gene encoding uncharacterized protein LOC119336547, translated as MGDQGKASSSSSWCRGRRGPVGFGLALARLVRRMRRRSKMLLCTAAPAASSRYCPQYDPLSYARNFDRDGFGTALQDDVSGAGQLCHHYTFASRFVRIAPYFVSFFIPRPRRR; from the coding sequence ATGGGGGATCAGGGCAaagcatcgtcgtcgtcgtcgtggtgCCGCGGCCGGCGGGGCCCGGTAGGGTTCGGGCTGGCGCTGGCCCGGCTGGTGCGGAGGATGCGGAGGCGGAGCAAGATGCTGCTGTGCACGGCGGCGCCGGCCGCGTCGTCCCGGTACTGCCCGCAGTACGACCCGCTGAGCTACGCGCGCAACTTCGACCGCGACGGCTTCGGCACCGCGCTGCAAGACGACGTCTCCGGCGCCGGCCAACTCTGCCACCACTACACCTTCGCCTCGCGCTTCGTGAGAATTGCTCCCTATTTTGTTTCGTTCTTTATCCCCCGACCGCGCCGCCGCTAG
- the LOC119337641 gene encoding probable glutathione S-transferase GSTU6 — MAGEGDLKLLGLLVSPFVTRVRLALHIKGLSYEYIETDVLDKGELLLRYNPVHKKVPVLIHNGLPLCESQIIVQYVDEVWAAAGAPILPADPYARATARFWAAYVDDKLFPAWLGILLAPTEAARAEKVGETLAALAQLEVAAAECLDGGRRPFFAGDSIGFLDLAVGCNMFWMEALRRMFGVTFLDAGKTPLLVAWAERFAGTEAATAVVPDPDAAVAFARKLQAKYGAAPPAN; from the exons ATGGCCGGAGAAGGGGATCTGAAGCTGCTGGGGCTGCTGGTGAGCCCGTTCGTGACCCGCGTCCGCCTGGCGCTGCACATCAAGGGCCTGAGCTACGAGTACATCGAGACGGACGTGCTGGACAAGGGCGAGCTCCTCCTCCGATACAACCCCGTCCACAAGAAGGTGCCCGTGCTCATCCACAACGGCCTGCCGCTCTGCGAGTCACAGATCATCGTGCAGTACGTCGACGAAGTCTGGGCCGCCGCCGGCGCGCCCATCCTCCCCGCCGACCCCTACGCCCGCGCCACCGCCCGCTTCTGGGCCGCCTACGTCGACGACAAG CTGTTCCCCGCCTGGCTGGGCATCCTCTTGGCCCCGACCGAGGCGGCGAGGGCGGAGAAGGTCGGCGAGACGCTCGCCGCGCTCGCGCAGCTGGAGGTGGCCGCGGCCGAGTGCCTGGACGGCGGCAGGAGGCCCTTCTTCGCCGGCGACTCCATCGGCTTCCTCGACCTCGCCGTCGGCTGCAACATGTTCTGGATGGAGGCGCTGCGCAGGATGTTCGGCGTGACTTTCCTCGACGCGGGGAAGACCCCGCTGCTGGTCGCGTGGGCGGAGCGGTTCGCGGGCAccgaggcggcgacggcggtggtgcCGGACCCGGACGCCGCGGTGGCGTTCGCCAGGAAGCTTCAGGCCAAATATGGTGCCGCCCCGCCAGCCAACTAG